The following are encoded together in the Zingiber officinale cultivar Zhangliang chromosome 8A, Zo_v1.1, whole genome shotgun sequence genome:
- the LOC122008173 gene encoding ABC transporter G family member 4-like: protein MAGDPLSSPPSAVLEEMTIKKTYELSAHSIFYARPAAAIDALKLLVLGPCCPSPPPHYILRDVSLTARPGELLAVVGPSGAGKSTLLDILAACTAPTAGHLRLNSSPLHSASFRRLSAHVPQHDASLPLLTVAETFAFAARLLLPRLSSSATDTVIASLLADLRLSHLARTRLSGNLSGGERRRVSIGLSLLRDPAVLLLDEPTSGLDSSSAHLVLQSLRGVAASRRTTVVLSIHQPSARLLSSIDSLLLLSKGCVIHHGSLSALDHSLLSSGFAVPTQLNPLEYAMEVLDEMPHPTTTAIIAQKAASARLKIISKSPKEEEEDDDDIPVHYSSSRLREVATLYGRCWKLVYRTKQLLLANTLEALIVGILLGTIYIDLGFNDEGVVKRLGLFAFTLTFLLSTTTETLPIFVGERPILLRETSSGLYRLSSHLVAGTLVFLPYLLAISLLYAAAVYFLAGLCASWAAFADFVLVVWALVLTGNSFVLFVSAMAPDYIAGTSLVTLSLAGFFLFSGYFISKESMPSFWVFAHYLSPYKYGLDALLANEYSCQARRCFGRSGVEMGGACLVTGSDVLQRRGLSGSEGWANLQVLAGLFVFYRVLYWAVLCRRASSSS from the coding sequence ATGGCCGGAGATCCTTTGTCGTCGCCGCCGTCGGCTGTTCTTGAAGAGATGACGATCAAGAAGACTTACGAACTTTCCGCTCACTCCATCTTCTACGCCAGGCCCGCCGCTGCCATCGATGCCCTGAAGCTGCTCGTCCTTGGGCCATGTTGCCCCTCCCCGCCACCACACTACATCCTCCGCGACGTCTCCCTCACCGCCCGCCCTGGCGAGCTCCTCGCCGTCGTCGGGCCCAGCGGCGCCGGGAAGTCCACCCTCCTCGATATCCTCGCCGCCTGCACCGCCCCCACCGCCGGTCATCTCCGTCTTAACTCCTCCCCTCTCCATTCTGCCTCCTTCCGCCGCCTCTCCGCCCACGTCCCCCAGCACGATGCCTCCCTCCCGCTCCTCACCGTCGCCGAGACCTTCGCCTTCGCCGCCCGCCTCCTACTCCCCCGGCTCTCCTCCTCCGCCACCGACACTGTCATCGCCTCCCTCCTCGCTGACCTACGCCTCTCCCACCTCGCCCGGACCCGCCTCTCCGGAAACCTCTCCGGCGGCGAACGCCGCCGCGTCTCCATCGGCCTCAGCCTCCTCCGCGACCCCGCCGTGCTGCTCCTCGACGAGCCCACCTCCGGCCTCGACAGCTCCTCTGCCCACCTGGTCCTCCAGTCGCTCCGCGGCGTCGCCGCCTCGCGCCGCACCACCGTCGTCCTCTCCATCCACCAGCCCAGCGCccgcctcctctcctccattgattcactcctcctcctctccaAGGGCTGCGTCATCCACCACGGTTCTCTCTCCGCCCTCGATCACTCCCTGCTCTCCTCCGGCTTCGCCGTGCCCACGCAGCTCAACCCCCTCGAATACGCCATGGAGGTACTCGATGAAATGCCCCACCCAACCACCACAGCCATCATAGCCCAGAAAGCCGCCTCCGCCAGGTTAAAGATCATCTCCAAGAgtcccaaagaagaagaagaagacgacgatGACATACCCGTGCATTATTCGAGTTCCCGCCTGCGAGAAGTCGCCACCCTCTACGGCCGCTGCTGGAAATTGGTGTACCGCACGAAGCAGCTCCTCCTGGCGAACACGCTGGAAGCCCTAATCGTCGGCATCCTCCTCGGGACAATCTACATCGACTTGGGCTTCAACGACGAGGGCGTCGTGAAGCGGCTCGGCCTTTTCGCCTTCACCCTCACcttcctcctctccaccaccaCCGAAACCCTCCCGATCTTCGTAGGCGAGCGCCCGATCCTCCTCCGGGAGACCTCCTCCGGCCTCTACCGCCTCTCCTCCCATCTCGTCGCCGGCACCCTCGTCTTCCTGCCCTACCTCCTCGCGATCTCCCTCCTCTACGCCGCCGCGGTCTACTTCCTAGCTGGGCTCTGCGCCTCCTGGGCCGCCTTCGCCGACTTCGTTCTGGTCGTCTGGGCGCTCGTCCTCACCGGCAACTCCTTCGTGCTGTTCGTGAGCGCGATGGCGCCGGACTACATCGCCGGGACGTCGCTGGTGACCCTGTCGCTGGcgggcttcttcctcttctccggcTACTTCATCTCGAAGGAGAGCATGCCCAGCTTCTGGGTGTTCGCGCACTACCTGTCGCCGTACAAGTACGGTCTGGACGCGCTGCTGGCGAACGAGTACAGCTGCCAGGCGCGCCGCTGCTTCGGGCGGTCTGGCGTGGAGATGGGCGGCGCGTGCCTGGTGACCGGCAGCGACGTGTTGCAACGCCGAGGGCTGAGCGGCAGCGAGGGGTGGGCCAACCTCCAGGTGTTGGCCGGCCTCTTTGTCTTCTACCGCGTCCTCTACTGGGCCGTCCTCTGCAGACGCGCGTCTTCTTCCTCTTAA